In the genome of Candidatus Binatia bacterium, one region contains:
- a CDS encoding transglycosylase SLT domain-containing protein, producing the protein MVWFTLEWATLSAAAAAAAVWAFGQAFSFFWSVQRPGFRLLASLATAFVSAVAIVAGWALARAPLHHLHRAAPLAVAAALATSAWWLAPQHASTRAYVELERNLATRAESERERIAHQVYAAYRRAKLDELATVLRRAAPYLPAIEEASVRFRLPSELLVGIAATESSFLPRKSADGGHGLFQITAVPAPVERVVKRITGANKLDWDNPHHNALLAAATLRYYWQQQNGDLFLALLAYNIGPANGGLRDIMQRYGATDFLTIQPYLQSLPADYPIRVLAAALAYRVLRRYGELLRYEEGDHARQIQSLGIPGLDA; encoded by the coding sequence ATGGTCTGGTTCACCCTGGAGTGGGCGACTCTCAGCGCTGCCGCAGCCGCTGCGGCCGTGTGGGCGTTTGGACAAGCGTTCTCCTTCTTCTGGTCCGTCCAGCGCCCAGGGTTCCGTTTACTCGCAAGCTTGGCCACCGCGTTTGTCTCCGCCGTGGCCATCGTGGCAGGTTGGGCGCTGGCGAGGGCACCGCTCCACCACCTGCACCGTGCCGCTCCGCTGGCCGTGGCAGCGGCGTTGGCGACCAGCGCCTGGTGGCTTGCCCCACAGCACGCCTCGACGCGTGCCTACGTGGAGCTCGAGCGCAATCTCGCTACCCGCGCGGAAAGCGAGCGCGAACGCATCGCCCATCAGGTGTACGCCGCCTACCGGCGGGCGAAGCTCGACGAGCTTGCCACCGTCCTGCGGCGCGCGGCGCCCTACCTACCGGCAATCGAGGAAGCCAGTGTCCGCTTCCGCTTGCCCAGCGAGCTGCTGGTCGGCATTGCCGCAACAGAGTCTTCCTTCTTGCCGAGAAAAAGCGCCGACGGCGGGCACGGCTTGTTCCAAATCACCGCGGTGCCGGCGCCCGTTGAACGAGTCGTGAAGCGCATCACGGGGGCCAACAAACTCGATTGGGACAACCCCCACCACAACGCGCTCCTCGCAGCCGCGACCCTGCGCTACTACTGGCAGCAACAAAACGGCGACCTGTTCTTGGCCCTACTCGCCTACAACATCGGACCCGCTAACGGTGGCCTGCGCGACATTATGCAGCGTTACGGGGCGACGGATTTTCTGACCATCCAACCGTACTTGCAAAGCTTGCCCGCGGATTACCCCATCCGCGTGTTGGCGGCAGCGCTCGCCTACCGGGTGCTTCGCCGCTACGGAGAGCTTCTGCGTTACGAAGAAGGTGACCATGCGCGGCAAATCCAGTCGCTCGGCATCCCCGGGTTGGATGCGTGA
- a CDS encoding N-6 DNA methylase — translation MPSLENAVQVWPLIEQFLRFSLPRPLTAEQLAVEPAQRTRFLRDIVRQRLAEEQTAQNGPLLGFYEAFHKNLMDGLTGEDFADLYAQTITYGLFAARTRATNGFSRGAAFDHIPPTVGVLRDLFRFISLVDLPEEMAWIVDDIAEVLAVADVNAMMDRYYREGRGTDSVVHFYESFLAHYDPEERERRGVYYTPDPVVSYIVRSLQELLKSHFGKPDGLASEEVTLLDPAAGTMTFVARAAELAVREFVDK, via the coding sequence GTGCCCTCTCTGGAAAACGCCGTCCAGGTCTGGCCGCTCATCGAACAGTTCCTCCGGTTCTCCCTGCCGAGGCCCCTAACCGCGGAACAGCTGGCCGTCGAACCGGCCCAGCGCACCCGTTTCTTGCGGGACATCGTCCGGCAGCGGCTGGCCGAGGAACAAACAGCGCAAAATGGTCCACTCCTGGGGTTTTATGAGGCCTTCCACAAAAACCTTATGGACGGTCTCACCGGGGAAGACTTTGCCGATCTCTATGCCCAGACGATCACTTATGGCCTATTCGCCGCCCGTACTCGAGCAACCAACGGCTTCTCCCGCGGGGCGGCCTTCGATCACATCCCTCCCACCGTGGGTGTGCTGCGCGACCTGTTCCGGTTCATCTCCCTAGTCGACCTCCCCGAAGAGATGGCCTGGATCGTGGACGACATCGCCGAAGTACTGGCCGTGGCCGACGTGAACGCCATGATGGATCGCTACTACCGGGAGGGCCGCGGCACCGACTCGGTGGTGCACTTCTACGAGAGTTTCCTGGCCCACTACGACCCCGAGGAACGGGAGCGCCGCGGCGTGTACTACACCCCCGACCCGGTGGTCTCCTACATTGTCCGCTCCCTGCAAGAACTGCTCAAGTCGCACTTCGGCAAGCCCGACGGCCTGGCCTCCGAGGAGGTGACGCTGCTCGACCCGGCGGCGGGCACGATGACCTTCGTGGCCCGGGCCGCCGAGCTGGCCGTCCGGGAATTTGTCGACAAATAA
- a CDS encoding TolC family protein: protein MRVKNACGRWGMLGAFPAVLCCALVAAGSPAPGQVLSWREALDLAEASHPRLRAALAELEGSRAAVRTARGFPNPQVAAASGRQAVRVAGNVSGMAHAFAASQLLDVGPVRSSRVSLAEREEHRAALQLELVRLEVLSNARRAFFEALHKKDELELLEDNVRLVQELLRKVSVRVAVGEGARLEAIRAEAEVALASTAANKAQLERVRTLAELRNAIGLPPAAPLDVHGEPDAPQALSPLEVIRAEVVGHHPLLQLGRAEVEAAEARLTHEQALRLPQPSFVTQVDYPPDTPVYLFGFELPVPLWNLRQGPIAEAQAALRRAHEIARMRELELLARLESAYQRYQIANQQVQAIEGALLREAQQALEATEAAYRLGERGLLDVLDAQRVLRTVRLSLVQAIYDRQAALIDLDELRARDPRERTP from the coding sequence ATGCGTGTGAAGAACGCTTGCGGCAGGTGGGGCATGCTTGGTGCGTTCCCGGCAGTTTTGTGTTGCGCCCTAGTCGCTGCCGGCAGTCCCGCCCCAGGGCAGGTGCTGTCGTGGCGGGAAGCCCTCGACCTCGCCGAGGCATCGCATCCGCGGCTGCGTGCGGCGCTAGCCGAGTTGGAGGGTAGCCGCGCGGCAGTGCGCACGGCGAGGGGGTTTCCTAATCCGCAAGTGGCGGCGGCAAGTGGGCGACAAGCGGTGCGCGTGGCGGGCAACGTTTCCGGAATGGCGCACGCCTTTGCTGCAAGCCAACTCCTGGACGTTGGGCCGGTGCGGTCCAGTCGCGTGTCCCTCGCGGAGCGCGAGGAACACCGTGCGGCGCTGCAGTTGGAGTTGGTTCGGCTCGAAGTCTTGAGCAATGCGCGCCGGGCGTTTTTCGAAGCCTTGCACAAGAAAGACGAGCTGGAACTTTTGGAGGACAACGTCCGGCTCGTGCAGGAACTCTTGCGCAAAGTGTCTGTCCGCGTGGCGGTCGGCGAAGGGGCTCGGCTGGAGGCGATTCGCGCGGAGGCGGAAGTGGCGCTGGCAAGCACCGCGGCCAATAAAGCCCAGCTCGAACGGGTCCGTACGCTGGCGGAGCTGCGGAACGCCATCGGACTGCCACCGGCTGCGCCGCTCGACGTGCACGGAGAACCTGATGCACCGCAAGCGTTATCGCCGCTCGAAGTGATCCGTGCGGAAGTGGTGGGACATCATCCGTTACTCCAGCTTGGACGCGCTGAGGTGGAAGCGGCTGAGGCACGGCTCACCCATGAACAAGCGTTGCGGCTCCCGCAGCCCTCCTTCGTTACCCAGGTCGACTACCCGCCGGACACTCCGGTTTACCTCTTCGGGTTCGAGCTCCCCGTGCCGTTGTGGAACTTGCGTCAAGGGCCCATCGCCGAGGCCCAGGCGGCGCTCCGCCGAGCACACGAAATAGCGCGCATGCGTGAGCTCGAATTGTTGGCCCGTTTGGAAAGCGCCTACCAGCGATATCAGATCGCAAACCAGCAGGTCCAAGCCATCGAAGGTGCGTTGCTGCGTGAAGCGCAGCAGGCGCTGGAAGCCACCGAGGCTGCCTATCGGCTCGGTGAGCGCGGGCTGCTCGATGTGCTCGATGCTCAACGAGTACTCCGCACCGTGCGCCTCAGCTTGGTGCAGGCGATTTACGATCGCCAAGCAGCCCTGATCGATCTTGACGAGCTGCGTGCTCGCGACCCACGCGAGCGCACCCCATGA